One Brachyspira suanatina DNA segment encodes these proteins:
- a CDS encoding alpha-glucosidase, giving the protein MIKFVLVGAGSAQFGCDMLGDIFSTKSLEGSHITLLDINTNALNKVYDYVKEFIESNKLNFTVDALTDRKKAFKDADFIISSIEVGDRFQLWDEDWKIPMQYGIHQVYGENGGPGGVFHSLRIIPPILDIVKDAMDICPNAYIFNFSNPMTAICTAVKRAYPNAKFIGLCHEIGWLHKWLPKILRMNYESLDIKAGGLNHFSCLLEIKDKKSGKDLYPDVLKNAHGYFEHEVGYSDLLKYAKANNAFSKTENFDHSIEERLKGEFIWADRRLLKVILEKYKLLPITVDSHFGEYIAWAWDVVDHRGILDFYELYRTVLSKAEPKIELIVKERASSIINAIVTNESYVEEAVNILNDGLIEDLPNWIAVEVPAEISKDGVKGVKLNNVPKGYLSLLRNYVSVYDLTAEAAIHHKKEYAVQAILANPVVNVCKNIEEMVDRMIESQKPYLDYLK; this is encoded by the coding sequence ATGATTAAATTTGTTTTAGTAGGTGCAGGAAGTGCACAATTCGGATGCGATATGCTTGGAGATATTTTTTCTACTAAGTCTTTGGAAGGCTCACATATTACATTATTGGATATTAATACGAATGCTTTAAATAAAGTATATGATTATGTTAAAGAATTTATAGAATCAAATAAACTTAATTTCACAGTTGATGCTCTTACAGATAGAAAGAAAGCTTTTAAAGACGCTGATTTTATTATAAGTTCAATAGAGGTAGGAGACAGATTTCAATTATGGGATGAAGATTGGAAAATACCTATGCAGTATGGTATTCATCAGGTTTATGGAGAAAACGGAGGACCTGGAGGAGTATTTCACTCTCTAAGAATCATTCCTCCTATTTTGGATATAGTTAAAGATGCTATGGATATATGTCCTAATGCTTATATATTTAATTTTTCTAATCCTATGACTGCTATATGTACTGCTGTAAAGAGAGCTTATCCTAATGCTAAATTTATAGGATTATGCCATGAAATAGGATGGCTTCATAAATGGCTGCCTAAAATTCTTAGAATGAATTATGAGTCATTGGATATTAAAGCAGGAGGACTCAATCATTTCAGCTGTCTATTAGAAATAAAAGATAAAAAAAGCGGAAAAGATTTATATCCTGATGTATTAAAAAATGCGCATGGTTATTTTGAGCATGAAGTAGGGTATAGTGATTTATTAAAGTATGCTAAAGCAAATAATGCATTTTCAAAGACAGAAAATTTTGACCATTCTATAGAGGAAAGATTGAAAGGCGAATTTATATGGGCTGACAGAAGATTATTGAAAGTGATATTAGAAAAATATAAATTATTGCCTATAACAGTTGACAGCCATTTCGGAGAATATATAGCTTGGGCTTGGGATGTTGTTGATCATAGAGGAATATTAGATTTTTATGAATTATATAGAACTGTACTTTCTAAAGCTGAGCCTAAAATAGAGTTGATAGTAAAAGAAAGAGCTTCTAGCATAATAAATGCTATAGTTACAAATGAAAGCTATGTTGAAGAAGCGGTAAATATTTTAAATGACGGATTAATAGAAGATTTACCTAATTGGATAGCTGTTGAAGTACCTGCTGAAATAAGTAAAGATGGAGTTAAAGGAGTAAAATTAAATAATGTACCTAAAGGTTATTTGTCTCTTTTAAGAAATTATGTAAGTGTATACGATTTAACTGCTGAAGCTGCTATACATCATAAAAAAGAATATGCAGTGCAGGCTATACTTGCCAACCCTGTTGTTAATGTATGTAAAAATATTGAAGAAATGGTAGACAGAATGATAGAAAGTCAAAAACCATATTTGGATTATTTAAAATAG
- the bioD gene encoding ATP-dependent dethiobiotin synthetase BioD — MKLFCIISDKSHVGKTYISSHIVSSLKMLDKTVCYYKPFVMEVRDNKLFDPEYVKKTTSLKASEIFVSYATNGNISPLHSINAKIDERDITDLIDENNNIYDYMVFESLSLYSPIKENYNFMDLMLDIEKENEIHIIPIIEYDSNVIHSSLEQVELFHTRGFKIPFIIINVRKDVFVSANVIKYITSQIDPIKVHITEFDKEAGISKINDIKYPNIIKDLF, encoded by the coding sequence ATGAAGCTGTTTTGTATTATATCAGATAAAAGTCATGTTGGTAAGACTTATATTTCTTCTCATATAGTGTCATCATTAAAGATGCTTGATAAAACTGTATGTTATTATAAACCTTTCGTAATGGAAGTACGCGATAATAAGTTATTTGATCCTGAATATGTAAAAAAAACAACTTCTTTAAAAGCTTCAGAAATATTTGTTTCCTATGCTACCAATGGAAATATATCTCCTCTTCATAGTATTAATGCAAAAATAGATGAAAGAGATATTACGGATCTCATAGATGAAAATAATAATATTTATGATTATATGGTATTTGAATCATTATCTTTATATTCGCCTATAAAAGAAAATTATAATTTTATGGATTTGATGCTTGATATAGAAAAAGAAAATGAAATTCATATAATACCTATTATTGAATATGATTCTAATGTTATACATTCATCTTTAGAGCAGGTGGAATTATTTCATACTAGAGGATTTAAAATACCTTTTATAATTATTAATGTAAGAAAAGATGTATTTGTTTCAGCTAATGTTATAAAATATATTACAAGCCAAATAGATCCTATAAAAGTACATATAACTGAATTTGATAAAGAGGCTGGAATATCAAAAATTAATGATATTAAATATCCAAATATTATTAAAGACTTATTTTGA
- a CDS encoding alpha-amylase/4-alpha-glucanotransferase domain-containing protein: MKTINLILGNHNHQPVGNFDFVFENTYKNAYKPFLDILEKYKDIKFNFHYTGCLLEWLEKNHPEHIQALKKLAEEKRIEMQSGGFYEPIMPSIPDKDKDIQIKKLNSYIEKNFNITPQGAWIAERVWEPTLVKNLAMNGIKYIMLDDSQFLTTGVDTKNMFGYFITDNENYKLNIFPISQELRYLIPFRDVEKSIEYLKSIATEEGDRVVVLHDDGEKYGDWPGTQKWVYEDKWLEKFFDALTKEKDTIITTTYSEYMEKHPPISRIYIPTGSYEEMLTWVLPAKVQDEFHSKQEELKKSEDNEIISRFMRGGFWRNYFSKYSESNRMNKRMIFTSNMIGEITESNYKEKEEALSYLLKGQCNCPYWHGTFGGLYLNNLRHATYANLIKATSISLEKVYGRKYFLSHSLDFDMDGREEIMISCENAGLVFHTLSGSIIEWDLKKGNPTNLIDCLRRREEAYHIAAVRNSNNKQEDNEHVSIHEIAKKVDDKIAKYLVFDKNEKVFGVDHFLNKMPTAEEFQLLKYEENADFYNIHYDVLENLINKDYATVSFEKTSKVNDKDIYLIKRYIVGNDGKFSVESIIENKSNEDIQFVYALENNITLLAGQEPDRYYIGGNEKVSNNLSDCGEYKGTVFGMADDSYIKIKVLMEASEETVFLYMPNFTISDAVDKLEMNYQNSTIVCCKNISLKAGEKVKYKVKLDVKYI, from the coding sequence ATGAAAACTATTAATTTAATATTGGGTAACCATAATCATCAGCCGGTTGGCAATTTTGACTTTGTATTTGAAAATACATATAAAAATGCTTATAAGCCTTTTTTAGACATATTAGAAAAATATAAAGATATAAAATTTAATTTCCATTATACAGGCTGTTTATTAGAATGGCTTGAAAAGAATCACCCAGAACATATTCAAGCCTTGAAAAAACTTGCAGAAGAAAAAAGAATAGAAATGCAAAGCGGCGGTTTTTATGAACCCATAATGCCTTCAATACCGGATAAAGATAAAGATATACAAATAAAAAAATTAAATTCATATATAGAAAAGAATTTTAATATTACTCCTCAAGGTGCTTGGATTGCAGAGAGAGTTTGGGAGCCTACATTAGTTAAGAATTTAGCTATGAATGGCATCAAATATATAATGCTCGATGATTCTCAGTTTTTAACTACAGGTGTAGATACTAAAAATATGTTCGGTTATTTTATAACTGATAATGAAAATTATAAATTAAATATATTTCCAATATCTCAGGAACTTCGTTATTTAATACCATTTAGAGATGTTGAAAAGTCTATTGAATATTTAAAATCAATAGCTACAGAAGAAGGCGACAGAGTTGTAGTTCTTCATGATGACGGAGAAAAATACGGAGATTGGCCTGGCACTCAAAAATGGGTTTATGAAGATAAATGGCTTGAAAAGTTTTTTGATGCCCTCACAAAAGAAAAAGATACTATTATTACTACTACATACAGCGAATATATGGAGAAGCATCCTCCTATATCAAGAATTTATATACCTACAGGCTCTTATGAAGAAATGCTTACTTGGGTTTTACCTGCTAAGGTACAGGATGAATTCCATTCAAAACAGGAAGAACTAAAAAAATCTGAAGATAATGAGATTATAAGCAGATTTATGAGAGGCGGTTTCTGGAGAAATTATTTCAGTAAATATTCTGAAAGCAACAGAATGAATAAAAGAATGATATTTACTTCAAATATGATAGGAGAGATTACTGAATCTAATTATAAAGAAAAAGAAGAGGCTTTGAGCTATTTATTAAAAGGTCAGTGTAATTGTCCTTATTGGCATGGTACATTCGGCGGACTTTATTTAAATAATTTAAGGCATGCTACTTATGCTAATTTAATTAAAGCTACTTCTATATCTTTAGAAAAAGTTTATGGAAGAAAATATTTCTTAAGTCATAGTTTAGATTTTGATATGGACGGCAGAGAGGAGATTATGATTTCCTGTGAAAATGCCGGATTAGTTTTCCATACTTTAAGCGGATCTATAATAGAATGGGATTTGAAAAAAGGAAACCCTACCAATTTAATAGACTGTCTTAGAAGAAGAGAAGAGGCTTATCATATAGCTGCTGTAAGAAATTCTAATAATAAGCAGGAAGATAATGAACATGTATCAATACATGAAATAGCAAAAAAAGTTGATGATAAGATTGCTAAATATTTGGTATTCGATAAAAATGAAAAAGTATTTGGTGTTGACCACTTCTTAAATAAAATGCCTACTGCTGAAGAATTCCAATTGTTGAAATATGAAGAAAATGCAGATTTTTATAACATTCATTATGATGTATTAGAAAATCTTATCAATAAAGATTATGCTACAGTATCTTTTGAAAAAACTTCAAAGGTTAATGATAAGGATATATATTTAATAAAAAGATATATAGTAGGCAATGACGGAAAATTTTCTGTTGAATCTATTATAGAAAATAAATCTAATGAAGATATTCAATTTGTATATGCTTTAGAAAATAATATAACATTGCTTGCAGGTCAGGAACCAGACAGATACTATATAGGAGGCAATGAAAAAGTTTCTAATAATTTATCAGACTGCGGAGAATATAAAGGTACAGTTTTCGGTATGGCTGATGATTCATATATAAAAATAAAAGTATTAATGGAAGCTAGCGAAGAAACAGTATTCTTATATATGCCTAACTTTACTATATCTGATGCTGTTGATAAACTTGAAATGAATTATCAAAATTCTACTATAGTATGCTGCAAGAATATATCATTAAAAGCCGGAGAAAAAGTTAAATATAAAGTAAAATTAGATGTTAAATATATTTAA
- the glmS gene encoding glutamine--fructose-6-phosphate transaminase (isomerizing), translating into MCGIVGYIGDNNASDILMHGLTSLEYRGYDSAGISIVDSKNDIVTFKSEGKLENLKNILKNEKNINSNVGIGHTRWATHGAPSDINAHPHFTERLSLVHNGIIENYKDIKNDLIKKGYKFLSETDTEAAANLIDSLYEGDPLTAIKKALNIIEGSYAFAIIFQDDVNKLYAVRKSAPLIAALGENENFLASDIPAILKYTNKYILIDDGDIAVLEKNKITIYDETLKEKDYEVLEANWTVEQAEKCGYDHFMLKEINEQPKALLDTIEPRIVHGIPDFKRDGIEDESFWTFFDRVYIIGCGTAMHAAMIGKRLIEDNCRIPVECEIASEFRYKNPILTEKTLSIFISQSGETADTLAALNLVKEKGYKTLAIVNVNSSSIARNADYVIYTYAGPEISVASTKAYSVQMAIMYLITFKIISARKMKDNDYIKTLIKNLLNTIDSVNKVLSMNDEIKSLCYDYKEANSIFFIGRDLDYYQVMEGALKMKEISYIHCEAYAGGELKHGAISLITDNTPVVALAIQEKILSKMISNTKEVISRGANVLLFVKEGIDIDKDSYKKIVYLPKVEDMFMPIVSIVALQLLAYHTSVIRGCNVDKPRNLAKSVTVE; encoded by the coding sequence ATGTGCGGAATAGTTGGATATATAGGGGATAATAATGCATCAGATATATTAATGCATGGACTCACTTCTTTAGAATATAGAGGCTATGATTCTGCTGGTATATCTATAGTTGATTCTAAAAATGACATTGTTACATTCAAATCTGAAGGAAAACTTGAAAATTTGAAAAATATTTTAAAAAATGAAAAAAATATAAACTCAAATGTAGGAATAGGACATACAAGATGGGCAACACATGGAGCACCATCAGATATTAATGCCCACCCTCATTTTACAGAAAGGCTTTCGCTTGTACATAATGGTATTATAGAAAATTATAAAGATATAAAAAATGATTTAATAAAAAAAGGATATAAATTTTTATCAGAAACGGATACCGAAGCTGCCGCAAATTTAATAGATTCATTGTATGAAGGAGATCCTTTAACTGCTATAAAAAAAGCTTTAAATATAATAGAAGGTTCATATGCATTCGCTATAATTTTTCAAGATGATGTCAATAAATTATATGCTGTGAGAAAATCTGCTCCTTTAATAGCTGCTTTAGGTGAAAATGAAAATTTCTTAGCTTCAGATATACCGGCAATATTGAAATATACAAATAAATATATTTTGATAGATGACGGAGATATAGCTGTTTTAGAAAAAAACAAAATAACTATATACGATGAAACATTAAAAGAAAAAGATTATGAAGTACTTGAAGCGAATTGGACTGTAGAACAGGCTGAAAAATGCGGATATGATCATTTTATGCTTAAAGAAATTAATGAACAGCCTAAAGCTCTTCTTGATACAATAGAGCCTAGAATAGTGCATGGCATACCAGATTTTAAAAGAGACGGAATCGAAGATGAAAGTTTCTGGACATTCTTTGACAGAGTATATATAATAGGATGCGGTACTGCTATGCATGCTGCCATGATAGGAAAAAGACTTATAGAAGATAATTGCAGAATACCTGTAGAATGCGAAATAGCTTCTGAGTTCAGATATAAAAATCCTATACTCACAGAAAAAACTCTTTCAATATTCATATCACAATCCGGAGAAACTGCTGATACTTTAGCGGCTTTAAACTTAGTTAAAGAAAAAGGATACAAAACTTTAGCTATAGTAAATGTTAATAGTTCTTCTATAGCTAGAAATGCAGATTATGTTATATATACTTATGCAGGACCTGAAATATCTGTAGCTTCTACAAAGGCTTATTCTGTACAAATGGCTATAATGTATTTAATAACTTTTAAAATAATATCAGCAAGAAAGATGAAAGATAATGATTATATAAAAACTCTCATAAAAAATTTACTTAACACAATAGATTCTGTAAATAAAGTACTTTCTATGAATGATGAAATAAAATCTCTATGCTATGATTATAAAGAAGCTAACAGCATATTTTTTATAGGAAGGGATTTAGATTATTATCAAGTAATGGAAGGAGCTTTAAAAATGAAAGAGATAAGCTATATTCATTGCGAGGCATATGCAGGAGGAGAACTCAAACATGGTGCTATATCTCTCATTACAGATAATACTCCTGTAGTGGCATTGGCTATACAAGAAAAAATACTTAGTAAAATGATAAGCAATACAAAAGAGGTAATATCAAGAGGAGCTAATGTTTTACTTTTTGTAAAGGAAGGTATTGATATAGATAAAGATTCATATAAAAAAATAGTATATCTTCCTAAAGTTGAGGATATGTTTATGCCAATAGTTTCAATTGTAGCATTACAATTATTAGCATATCATACATCTGTAATAAGAGGATGCAATGTTGATAAGCCTAGAAATTTGGCAAAAAGTGTTACAGTTGAATAA
- a CDS encoding deoxyguanosinetriphosphate triphosphohydrolase, translated as MRTIRLDIETREKGFLSPAAAFSADSKGTVYPREKDDIRTIYMQDRDRIVHSEYFRRLKDKAQVIMLSVGDFRTRLTHTLEVMQIARSIARALRLNEDLTEAIAFGHDLGHSPFGHAGERAISKYFKGFHHSSHSLRVVEHLEKGKGLNLSFEVRDGIIKHTKGKNGKLIADSSGPSTNEGMIVRISDTIAYANHDVDDAIRYGLLKYEDLPKDIVKVLGTTYGERADTMIMGVIEASMEKMEIDIDEKVLKAINDLRAFMFKTVYESKAILEDVERVNRIISTIFEYLLKHKDIIEEDTLFKKADIPYNSDEELVKDYVAHLTDSEAISLHKKITYGKFNYI; from the coding sequence TTGAGAACTATAAGACTTGATATAGAAACCAGAGAAAAAGGCTTTTTATCACCTGCTGCAGCTTTCTCAGCAGATAGTAAAGGCACAGTATACCCTAGAGAAAAAGACGATATAAGAACTATTTATATGCAGGATAGAGACAGAATAGTACATAGCGAATATTTTAGACGCCTTAAAGATAAAGCACAAGTTATAATGCTTTCAGTAGGCGATTTCAGGACAAGACTCACTCATACACTTGAAGTTATGCAAATAGCTAGAAGCATAGCAAGAGCTTTAAGACTAAATGAAGATTTAACAGAGGCTATTGCATTCGGTCATGATTTAGGACATTCACCATTCGGACATGCCGGAGAGAGGGCTATATCAAAATATTTCAAAGGTTTTCATCATTCTTCACATTCTTTAAGAGTAGTAGAGCATCTTGAAAAAGGCAAAGGACTAAATTTAAGTTTTGAGGTACGCGATGGTATTATAAAGCATACTAAAGGAAAAAACGGAAAACTTATTGCTGACTCATCAGGTCCTTCAACTAATGAGGGTATGATAGTAAGGATATCCGACACTATAGCTTATGCCAACCATGATGTTGATGATGCTATAAGATACGGACTTCTTAAATATGAGGATTTACCTAAAGATATAGTTAAAGTTCTTGGCACAACTTATGGAGAGAGAGCGGACACTATGATTATGGGTGTTATAGAAGCTAGTATGGAAAAGATGGAAATTGATATTGATGAAAAAGTATTAAAAGCTATAAATGATTTAAGAGCTTTTATGTTTAAGACTGTTTATGAAAGCAAAGCAATACTCGAAGATGTTGAAAGAGTAAATAGAATAATTTCAACAATATTTGAATATTTATTAAAGCATAAAGATATTATAGAAGAAGATACTTTATTCAAAAAAGCAGATATACCTTATAACAGCGATGAAGAATTAGTAAAAGATTATGTTGCACATCTTACAGATTCTGAAGCCATATCATTACATAAAAAGATTACCTATGGAAAATTTAATTATATATAA
- a CDS encoding BspA family leucine-rich repeat surface protein — translation MENLIIYKPKNKEELKKLTDDENINLYNIDTSLIKDMSFLFKESKRKNFEGIENWNTSNVHDMIGMFKDAHYFNNDLNNWDTSNLKKISYMFFNASSFNKYPDKWNLDNVKEAYDVFNDDIDINKLPFNLRINLYYEDFDKIKDIDIKDIYKTIITSKNRKIIAFRTKLEKEHYDELEKLIEHREKIEAKNEVKFNSIEEVQDYVNNNYEEYFDKNLKFIKDEYDILSRDKTKKIDIKIIKFIYGNYLKVKDNVMRLKIIDNIIDLIDIESFRNAAYKIFENDRSKIASRIIVGIYGKGNIIKDYAKSIQGKEFYPRSYYIYILALNDGKYALSLIDEMARKSKIESVRNASNSALDVIADRMKINRDELSGLLIPDFSLDKNGERIINIEDKKYKISVNSNMSVDIYDITEKEKILKTIPKTFSSELKSEINFMKKEIKNIVKREREKILMLFMNGRKLSYDFWKKIYIDNSFLSQYSINLFWNLYDENENFINIFRYLGDGSFIDINDDYITLNENNLISLASPTEINKDSIIKCINQLSDYEIAQPIKQIQIIDNLENELNRYNNITATVSNIKNFASQFAFKEISEYYEEVNGYEYLDNYSGLSLYIESPFNKNSNYNDEIDIKISIQGKNDNNKHLFDRFVYGSILILENLIK, via the coding sequence ATGGAAAATTTAATTATATATAAACCTAAAAACAAAGAAGAATTAAAAAAATTAACTGATGATGAAAATATAAATCTATACAATATAGATACAAGTCTTATAAAAGATATGAGTTTTTTATTTAAAGAAAGCAAAAGAAAAAATTTTGAAGGCATAGAAAATTGGAATACTTCAAATGTTCATGATATGATTGGTATGTTTAAAGATGCTCATTACTTCAATAATGATTTGAATAATTGGGATACTTCAAACCTTAAAAAAATTTCATATATGTTTTTTAATGCATCATCTTTCAATAAATATCCTGATAAATGGAATCTTGATAATGTAAAAGAAGCTTATGATGTATTTAATGATGATATTGATATAAATAAACTTCCTTTTAATCTTAGAATAAATCTGTATTATGAAGATTTTGATAAAATAAAAGATATTGATATAAAAGATATATACAAAACTATTATTACTTCTAAAAACAGAAAGATTATAGCCTTTAGAACAAAATTAGAAAAAGAACATTATGATGAACTTGAAAAACTTATAGAACATAGAGAAAAAATAGAAGCTAAAAATGAAGTAAAGTTTAATAGCATAGAAGAAGTTCAGGATTATGTTAATAATAATTATGAAGAATATTTTGATAAAAATTTAAAATTTATTAAAGATGAATATGATATTCTCTCAAGAGATAAAACTAAAAAGATTGATATTAAAATAATTAAATTCATTTACGGAAATTATTTGAAAGTTAAAGATAATGTAATGAGATTAAAAATAATAGATAATATCATAGATTTAATAGATATAGAAAGTTTCAGGAATGCTGCCTATAAAATATTTGAAAATGACAGAAGTAAAATTGCTTCAAGAATAATAGTAGGCATATATGGAAAAGGAAATATTATAAAAGATTATGCTAAAAGTATTCAGGGCAAAGAATTTTATCCTCGTTCATATTATATTTATATTTTAGCTTTAAATGACGGAAAATACGCTTTAAGTTTAATAGATGAAATGGCTAGAAAATCAAAGATTGAAAGTGTAAGAAATGCTTCTAATTCTGCACTAGATGTTATAGCCGATAGAATGAAAATAAATAGAGATGAGTTAAGCGGTTTATTAATTCCTGATTTTTCATTGGATAAAAACGGAGAGAGAATAATAAATATAGAAGACAAAAAATATAAAATATCCGTCAATTCAAATATGTCTGTTGATATATACGATATAACAGAAAAAGAAAAAATATTAAAAACTATTCCAAAAACTTTTTCATCTGAGTTAAAATCAGAAATAAACTTCATGAAAAAAGAAATAAAGAATATTGTAAAAAGAGAAAGAGAAAAAATATTAATGCTTTTTATGAACGGAAGAAAATTAAGTTATGATTTTTGGAAAAAGATTTATATTGATAATTCATTTTTGAGTCAGTATTCTATAAATTTATTTTGGAACTTATACGATGAAAACGAAAATTTTATAAATATTTTCAGATATTTAGGAGATGGAAGTTTCATTGATATAAATGATGATTATATAACATTGAATGAAAATAATTTAATAAGTTTAGCCTCCCCTACTGAAATAAATAAAGATTCAATAATAAAGTGCATCAATCAATTATCCGATTATGAGATAGCACAGCCTATTAAACAGATTCAAATAATAGATAATTTAGAAAATGAGTTAAATAGATATAATAACATAACAGCAACAGTATCAAATATAAAAAATTTCGCTTCTCAATTTGCTTTTAAAGAAATTTCCGAATATTATGAAGAAGTTAATGGTTATGAATATTTAGATAATTACAGTGGTTTATCATTATATATAGAATCTCCTTTTAATAAAAATTCAAATTACAATGATGAAATTGATATAAAAATATCTATTCAAGGCAAAAATGACAATAATAAACATTTATTTGACAGATTTGTGTACGGAAGCATTTTAATTTTAGAAAATTTGATTAAATAA